From the Panthera leo isolate Ple1 chromosome C1, P.leo_Ple1_pat1.1, whole genome shotgun sequence genome, one window contains:
- the ACTL8 gene encoding actin-like protein 8 codes for MAARTIIIDHGSGFLKAGLSGWNEPQMVFPSIVNYIPCRENPGPSYARRRVSLGIDICHPDTFSYPIQRGRVLNWEGVEHIWSFVLEKHRREHEDSPVMVTECPLREPADRQKTLEIMFELLDVPSVLLADQLEMSLYASGLLTGVVVDSGYGLTRVQPFHLGRPLQPGGKTLEFAGQDLAAYLFKSLFKEDCNRHNLFQLETVATTQMSKCYVPQNLGEALDFRQSLPSGSDDGNAYQLPDGTRVELTPMQRLAPEMFFSPQVFDLQGPGISQAVVDAILACEASMHPLLTSHVMACGGNTLYPGFTKRLYKELMTGHFSSSKATMWVGSNRNFSVWLGASVVAHLSTYRSEWMTKEEYEESLRV; via the exons ATGGCCGCGAGAACCATTATCATCGACCACGGGTCTGGCTTTCTGAAGGCTGGCTTGTCTGGGTGGAACGAGCCCCAGATGGTCTTCCCGAGCATCGTGAACTACATCCCGTGCAGGGAGAACCCCGGCCCCAGCTATGCCCGAAGGCGCGTGAGTCTGGGCATCGACATTTGCCATCCTGATACCTTCAGCTACCCCATCCAGCGTGGCCGCGTCCTCAACTGGGAAGGCGTGGAGCACATCTGGTCATTTGTCCTGGAGAAACATAGGCGGGAGCATGAGGACTCCCCCGTGATGGTCACAGAGTGCCCTCTGAGGGAGCCCGCGGACCGACAGAAGACCCTGGAG ATTATGTTTGAGTTACTGGATGTGCCGTCCGTACTCCTGGCCGACCAGCTGGAGATGTCCCTGTACGCCTCGGGCCTCCTGACCGGCGTGGTGGTCGATTCCGGCTACGGCCTGACCCGCGTGCAGCCCTTCCATCTCGGCCGCCCCTTGCAGCCCGGCGGCAAGACGCTGGAGTTCGCGGGCCAGGATCTGGCGGCCTACCTCTTCAAGAGCCTCTTTAAGGAGGATTGCAATCGCCACAACCTGTTTCAGCTGGAAACGGTGGCCACCACGCAGATGAGCAAGTGCTATGTGCCGCAGAACCTGGGGGAGGCGCTCGACTTCCGCCAGAGCCTGCCGAGCGGCTCGGACGACGGCAACGCCTACCAGCTCCCCGACGGCACCCGCGTGGAGCTGACCCCCATGCAGCGGCTGGCCCCCGAGATGTTCTTCAGCCCCCAGGTGTTCGACCTGCAAGGGCCCGGCATCTCCCAGGCCGTGGTGGATGCCATCCTGGCCTGCGAGGCCTCCATGCACCCGCTGCTCACCTCCCACGTGATGGCCTGCGGGGGCAACACCCTGTACCCCGGCTTCACCAAGCGCCTGTACAAGGAGCTGATGACAGGTCATTTCTCCTCCTCCAAGGCCACCATGTGGGTGGGTTCCAACAGAAACTTCAGCGTCTGGCTGGGAGCGTCCGTCGTGGCCCATCTGTCTACCTACAGGTCCGAGTGGATGACCAAGGAGGAGTATGAGGAGAGTCTCAGGGTGTGA